One part of the Rutidosis leptorrhynchoides isolate AG116_Rl617_1_P2 chromosome 1, CSIRO_AGI_Rlap_v1, whole genome shotgun sequence genome encodes these proteins:
- the LOC139880821 gene encoding rho-N domain-containing protein 1, chloroplastic-like, whose amino-acid sequence MLAASHLISHGVPGYGPSDGKCLSGITIPTCPSCNDYKRSQHVKVVPFRLSSRGTVSFICNANTSGQRRNPDFSRQNRQGFSRNKNMNNDDRDSIDGFEDSEVFTSKNRSAFVSNSPPPKFPSTATPGPREREIVEIFRKVQAQLRERAAEKEEKKVEDLQGHNKQNETVDSLLKLLRKHSVQHGKNTTSSRNNKDSVLDHQPEQNNSFIEDRTSNNRVKYEAQTTTRPSSSFQKRSPVTRFKYKPILTSEDSFTPGPFKRKEAVREPESTPLVKTETRPEPEAESEAFDDVFDESSDDEPSDIEDTADEIDDSEEVNAVKNDDLSGMKLAELREVAKSRGVKGFSRLKKAELLEMLTS is encoded by the exons ATGTTGGCGGCGTCTCATCTTATCTCTCACGGCGTCCCTG GTTATGGACCATCTGATGGCAAGTGTCTAAGTGGAATTACGATACCAACATGTCCCTCTTGTAATGACTATAAAAGATCCCAACATGTCAAAGTTGTGCCTTTCCGTTTGTCTTCAAGGGGTACGGTGTCTTTTATTTGCAATGCAAACACTAGTGGCCAGAGAAGAAACCCTGACTTTTCAAGGCAAAATAGACAAGGGTTTTCAAGAAACAAGAACATGAACAACGATGATCGAGATAGCATCGATGGATTCGAAGATTCTGAAGTCTTTACTTCAAAAAATCGATCTGCTTTTGTTTCTAACTCTCCTCCTCCCAAATTTCCATCAACTGCAACTCCCGGGCCCAGAGAGAGAGAAATAGTGGAAATTTTTAGAAAGGTCCAGGCCCAACTCCGAGAACGGGCTGcagaaaaggaagaaaaaaaggTTGAAGATTTACAAGGACACAATAAACAGAACGAAACCGTTGATTCTCTCTTAAAACTCTTGAGAAAACACTCGGTGCAACATGGAAAGAACACAACCAGCAGCCGAAACAATAAAGATTCCGTGTTAGACCATCAACCAGAACAGAACAATTCTTTTATAGAAGATAGAACCTCAAATAACCGAGTCAAATATGAGGCACAAACTACTACCCGACCCAGTTCAAGTTTCCAAAAGAGGTCTCCAGTTACTAGATTTAAATACAAGCCGATTTTGACTAGTGAAGACTCTTTTACCCCTGGACCATTTAAAAGGAAAGAAGCTGTACGTGAGCCCGAGTCAACACCTTTGGTCAAAACAGAGACTAGGCCTGAGCCGGAAGCTGAAAGTGAAGCATTTGATGATGTGTTTGATGAAAGTTCAGATGATGAACCGTCTGACATTGAAGATACTGCCGATGAGATTGATGATTCAGAAGAAGTGAATGCAGTTAAAAACGATGATCTGAGTGGCATGAAGTTGGCGGAATTGCGAGAAGTGGCTAAATCTCGAGGCGTAAAAGGGTTTTCGAGACTGAAGAAAGCTGAGCTTTTGGAGATGCTGACCAGTTGA
- the LOC139880837 gene encoding mitochondrial ATP-independent inner membrane protease subunit 2-like, with protein sequence MVSHTTWLRYLARRFEYSIALNYKNYQHGKITNTEVTDNLWKTFFQGKLTFLHWNKGEEMVPTIAAEGGTLLVRKLPAADSQRVFVGDVVVMKDPEKSDNYLVRRLAATEGYEMVSKDEKEEPFVLEKDQCWVLADNDKLKPKEAKDSRLFGPVSMNDIIGRVLYCLRTAIDHGPIQNSQYSMQKDLPVLEVELDVDEMAKNHKA encoded by the exons ATGGTTTCTCACACAACATGGTTGCGTTATCTCGCTCGCCGTTTCGAGTACTCAATCGCTCTCAACTACAAG AACTATCAACATGGTAAAATAACTAATACAGAAGTAACGGACAATTTATGGAAAACTTTTTTCCAAGGAAAGTTGACATTTTTGCATTGGAACAAGGGAGAGGAGATGGTTCCAACAATTGCAGCCGAGGGTGGAACCCTTCTTGTCAGGAAATTACCAGCTGCAGATTCACA ACGTGTTTTTGTTGGGGATGTGGTGGTGATGAAGGACCCGGAGAAATCAGATAATTATTTGGTTCGAAGATTGGCTGCCACTGAAGGCTACGAAATGGTTTCCAAAGATGAAAAAGAGGAACCTTTTGTACTTGAAAAGGATCAGTGTTGGGTGTTAGCTGACAATGACAAATTGAAGCCCAAG GAAGCAAAGGATAGTCGGTTATTTGGTCCCGTTTCTATGAACGACATAATTGGTAGAGTTTTGTATTGCCTTAGAACGGCCATAGATCATGGTCCCATACAGAACAG TCAATACAGCATGCAGAAGGACTTGCCAGTGTTAGAAGTGGAATTAGATGTTGACGAGATGGCCAAAAACCACAAAGCATAA